A single region of the Oncorhynchus nerka isolate Pitt River unplaced genomic scaffold, Oner_Uvic_2.0 unplaced_scaffold_6700, whole genome shotgun sequence genome encodes:
- the LOC135566189 gene encoding uncharacterized protein LOC135566189, producing LHLHLPLHLHLLPCLPPPALHLHLTPPPSPTPAPPPGPSTSTCPTFPSTCTCSQPFTSTCPPAPPPPAPLPTPAPPAPSSSTCPLQLHLPPPPPTAPCPHQLHLLLQLHLPSNSTCSLPPPAPPAHSTSTCPSSSICPLLHLLPALQLHLPPPPPPAPCPTSSTCPTYTGPLHLQLSLHLHLLPALSPPAPPCSLPSASHLSPSPPPVPSSSTCPLHLHLHPAPCPHQLHLPSLHLQLDLPPPPPPAPLPPPAPPTPSPPPAPSSSTCPSTYTCPLHLHLPLHLHLSPSPPPAPSTYTCSLPPPAPPALSTYTCPHLHLPLHLHLLPAPTSSTYPLHLHLPLQLHLPSTSTYPCPHQLHLPPPPTPVPFTSTCPPPAPAPCPFTSSSTCPCPPPTPVPFTSTCPLQLHLPSSPPPPPAPCPHQLHLPSSTSSSTCPPPPPAPCPHQLHLPLHLHLPPPAPPAPSTYTCPLHLHLPPPPTPVPFTSTCPSTYTCSLPPPAPPAPPPTCVPFTSTFLHLHLLPAPTSSTYPLHLHLPLQLHLPLHLHLLLPPPAPPAPSTFTCPLHLHLSPPPAPAPCPFTSSSTCSLPPPPTPLHLPLHHIPPAPPAPSTSTCSLPPPVPPAPPPPHALQLHLPLHLHLLPAPTSSTCPLHLHLPPSPPPAPSSYTCPLQLHLSPSPPPALQLHLPPSPPPAPSSSTCPLHLHLPPSPPPALQLYHLHLPLQPTCPFTSTCSMPPPAPPSPSTSTCPSTVAFLNSKAMQDFIGMGNIC from the exons CTCCACCTCCACCTGCCCCTCCACCTTCACCTGCTCCCCTGCCTGCCTCCACctgccctccacctccacctgacCCCTCCACCGTCACCTACCCCTGCTCCTCCACCtggcccctccacctccacctgccCCACCTTCCCCTCCACCTGCACCTGCTCCCAACCCTTCACCTCCACCTGCCCTCCAGCTCCACCTCCACCTGCTCCCCTGCCCACACCAGCTCCACCTGCCccctccagctccacctgccccctccagctccacctgccccctccacctccaACTGCTCCCTGCCCCCACCAGCTCCACCTGCtcctccagctccacctgccctcCAACTCCACCTGCTCCCTGCCCCCACCAGCTCCACCTGCCCACTCCACCTCCACCTGCCCCTCCAGCTCCATCTGCCCCCTCCTCCATCTGCTCCCTGccctccagctccacctgccccctccacctccacctgctCCCTGCCCCACCAGCTCCACCTGCCCCACCTACACCGGTCCCCTTCACCTCCAGCTGTCCCTCCACCTGCACCTGCTCCCTGCCCTTTCACCTCCAGCtccaccctgctccctgccctccgcctcacacctgtccccttcacctccacctgtcccctccagctccacctgccctctccacctccacctccaccctgctccctgcccccaccagctccacctgccctccctccacctccagctCGACcttccccctccacctccacctgctCCCCTGCCCCCACCAGCTCCACCTACCCCTTCACCTCCACCTGCCccctccagctccacctgcccctCCACCTACACCTGTCCCCTTCACCTCCATCTGCCCCTCCACCTACACCTGTCCCCTTCACCTCCACCTGCCCCCTCCACCTACACCTGCTCCCTGCCCCCACCAGCTCCACCTGCCCTCTCCACCTACACGTGTCCCCACCTCCACcttcccctccacctccacctgctCCCTGCACCTACGAGCTCCACCTACCCCCTTCACCTCCACCTGCccctccagctccacctgccctccacctccacctacccCTGCCCCCACCAGCTCCACCTGCCCCCTCCACCTACACCTGTCCCCTTCACCTCCACCTGTCCTCCACCTGCACCTGCTCCCTGCCCCTTCacctccagctccacctgcccctGCCCTCCACCTACACCTGTCCCCTTCACCTCCACCTGTCccctccagctccacctgccctcttcacctccacctccacctgctCCCTGCCCCCACCAGCTCCACctgccctcctccacctccagctccacctgccctccacctccacctgctCCCTGCCCCCACCAGCTCCACCTACCCCTTCACCTCCACCTGCCccctccagctccacctgcccccTCCACCTACACCTGTCCCCTTCACCTCCACCTGCCCCCTCCACCTACACCTGTCCCCTTCACCTCCACCTGCCCCTCCACCTACACCTGCTCCCTGCCCCCACCAGCTCCACCTGCCCCTCCACCTACATGTGTCCCCTTCACCTCCaccttcctccacctccacctgctCCCTGCACCCACCAGCTCCACCTACCCCCTTCACCTCCACCTGCccctccagctccacctgcccctccacctccacctactcCTGCCCCCACCAGCTCCACCTGCCCCCTCCACCTTCACCTGTCCCCTTCACCTCCACCTGTCCCCTCCACCTGCACCTGCTCCCTGCCCCTTCACCTCCAGCTCCACCTGctccctgccccctccacctacacct ctccacctgcccctccaccacatacctccagctccacctgccccctccacctccacctgctCCCTGCCCCCACCAGTTCCACCTGCCCCGCCACCTCCACATGCCCTCCAGCTCCAcctacccctccacctccacctgctCCCTGCCCCCACCAGTTCCACCTGCCCCCTTCACCTCCACCTGCCCCCTTCACCTCCACCTGCCCCCTCCAGCTACACCTGCCCCCTCCAGCTCCACCTGTCCCCTTCACCTCCACCTGccctccagctccacctgcccccttcacctccacctgccccctccagctccacctgcccacTTCACCTCCACCTGCCCCCTTCACCTCCACCTGCCCTCCAGCTCTACCACCTCCACCTGCCCCTCCAGCCCACCTGCCCCTTCACCTCCACCTGCTCCATGCCCCCACCAGCTCCACCTTcgccctccacctccacctgcccctccacggtggcctttctcaatagcaaggctatgcaaGACTTTataggcatgggaaacatatgttaa